Genomic window (Rhineura floridana isolate rRhiFlo1 chromosome 13, rRhiFlo1.hap2, whole genome shotgun sequence):
GGACACCCGTGCCATCAAACGCTGTTTTGTGAATTACTAAATGCTGATTGCATAACTAATTGCCCGTACTTTccctgcatttcattttcctcttacTTCTCTTTTTACAACCCCTCACCCACCCATGCATATGCGTTCTCGATGGCCTCCTAATCCACAAAAGCTTCTTAGGCCCTAATAAACGTGTTAGGTCTTTAGGGTGCCCCAAGAGAGCCTTTAAAGGAAATAAAGCTGCTCTCACCGATGGAGTTGTGAATGTCCTTCACGATTGCCTTCAGCTGCTCTCGCTGGGTTGGCTTCCTCCCAGCTGCCGGGCCCTGGGGCTCTCGCAGGGGCCCCGAAGGCCAGGAGTCAGTGGCAGATAAGAACCGCTCTAGGTCTTCGAAGGAGCTCTCCTTCTCCGCCAGCAAAGGCGCAGGCTCTCCACCAGGAGGGCTCTGGAGCAGGCAGCTCAGGCTCGGGTCCTCAATGAGCGGGGTACTGGAGGTGCTGTGGCACAGGTTCAGCTGGTTGTTTTCCTGGACGGAGAACAGGGAGTGCAAGCTCTGGGAGGACCGCAGCCTCCGGCCCTCGGGGGCTGGTGCCAGAAACACCTCTGCATCCAGCGAGGAGGAAAGGGACAGGCCGCGGGCGATCTTCACGGTGGCTCTGGCCTCTACTGTACTCCAGCTCACGAGCGGATAGAGGCGGCTGTAAGCTGAGCACTGCAACTTCCGCAGCAACTGGCAGATGGGGTGATCTGCAAAGCTGGAGGCAAGGAAGGGGGCCATTTATGGAATCAAGGTGCAAaggacccacacacacacttcccctgtGAAATGAAGGGGAGTGGACAATCCCTCTCTGCAATCACACATAACTCACACTGAGAAAGCACAAGAATGCCGTCTTttgcaaactgatacagaaacGCCAGCTGTCCAAGTGCAGATTTGGACTTTAAGTGAGAAGGGTTTAAAGTTCCTAGATCTCATGGctgaataataataacagcaacaacaataataataaaaccaatactCTGACCCAAGAAGTGGGGGAAACCTCAGAGACCCTGTGCAGGTCACACCCTTGTTCACCTAAGATTCAGAGCAACTGCTTCTGGAGGTTTTGGGATCTGTTGGAGGCAGAGACTTGCAACACCATCCTACAAGAGGGGCAGGGATCATAtggggccctccagaagttgctggactccaactcccatcatccctgaccatcatccAGGCCGGCTGGGGCCAACGGGAGTtggaaatccagcaacatctggagggccacagctgttCCTTGTCCCTGCTTTTCAAGCTTATTCTGAAGTCGCACTGAGCCCATCAAGGCTACTCCCAAGAAAACGTGCACAGCCAGCTGAAATTATTGGGGTTGTAACGAACGTTAATCAAACTCAAGAGTAAACtccctgaaattaatggacatggctatcctaagtctattcatttcagtgggtctactctgtgtacaATGTTGTTGGCTACAAGCCATTGCATTTATTTCCCCAACTTTCCATGGGGTGGCCCCAGTTTATCTTCAAAACAGTCCTATAAAGTAGGTTTGGCTGAGGGCATGGTGATTACATGCTAAAAGCAAAAACATTAGCAGACTTCAAATCCAGACTACGTAATAGCTTGACTCTGCATCTCAAAAGCCATTCCAAGAAAAACCTTCCTAAGCTTCTGACAGGTGCTCAGACAACAACTCGTCCAAAGATCATCAAGGTGCAGGGAGTTCCCCAGCTCCTGAGAACTGCTCTCGACACGCCCTCTCCTATCTCAGGAGCACAGGCAATGCTGAGAAGGGCACCTTAAGGCCACGACTCCCATTTCCCTGCCCCCCTTGGCCCCCAATCCTCCATCCCCATTTCTCCTGCCCAAGGCCTGCTGGCAAAACTGCAAGCGCTGGAAAGTCCAGTTCCACAAGTCACAGCAATTTGTACCCTACCTGAGGAGGTGAGAGATGAGCTTGGGCACCAGTGACAGATCATTGGGGCTCTTTTTCAGCTGGGCCTTCCACAACCTCGGCCATTCCTGTGGGGCAGAACAGAGCACACCATCCTCTTGCATCAGAACATGGCTACAGACCATCCCACCTGCAGAACGGCCCCCGACTCCCCACATCTGGTGAATACAGAAAGCTACAAAAGTTGTGCTGCTTGAAGCCACcattccctgccccacccccagggTCCTCTGGGGCCTGAGCTGCATGGGCCAGGGGCCAGGTAAGCTGTAGGGGCCAGGTGGAGACGGGTGGATGCATGACGCAATCTTAGTACAGTATCCCTTCCTGTTCTATGGTTCTGGATTTGCATGGAACTCAGGAAAGCTGCCTTAGATCAAGTCTTTGGTCCATCCATTGTGATACTGTCAACActcactggaagcagctctccagcgttttGGGCAGGGGGACTTTTCCCAGCTGGACCTGGAGATgtaacaccagggattgaacctgtgaccttctggtTTCAAAGCgcatcctctgccactgagctacagccctccccttAAACCCCCCCAGTGGAGCCAGGTAGGATGGGAGGATCCAGCCTCTTCACCGCACTTCCAGGCCTCGGCCTCCCTCAGTGGCTCTCCGTTGCCCTAGCCCTCTCCAGGAAAAGGCCACCTTCTTTCAAGCCTTGAACCTTGGGAGGTGCAAGCCGGGGCAGACTGAATTGTGCACCATCACGAAACCAACAGCACAACCCCTCCTCGGCCCGGCAAATGCAGCCTTGCCACGTACATGGTCCTGCTCGTACTCCAGGACGGCGGCATAAATGGCCCGCTGCTCCTGCTCTTCCGGGGTCAACACGGCATTGCTGGAAAACCTCCTAAAGAAATGCAAGCACAGGGCCAGGACCAGGGCCAGGGTCAGGGGAGACTCAAGAGGGCCAAGGTCCCCCGTCCTGAGCCACGGGGAGTGGCGGTGCAGCGAGGCCCCCACGGAGCATACTCACCTGTTGGCAGCTTCCTGCAGCCGGAGCCGGCGCTCTTCCATCTTCCTCTGGAGCTGGGGTGGAGCAGAGTTAAGGTTCCACCGGCAACCCCCctgcctccccctctcctccgccACAGCGGCCGCAACCCCGGAGGCCCCGTCACCAGGAGGTGGCACTCACTCCCAGCCAGCTAAACCTATGAGGCATCCGGGATAAACTCCAGTCCGGGCCAGCTGGGAGGGGGCGTGTGTCTCTAGCGGCTTTCCAGTTTGCCATCCCTCATCCTTCACCTTGAATATCTCATTACAGCAGGGACTAACCATCTCCCATACAAAGCACACCCCAGCTATCTGCTCAGGCCCTTGAATAGCTACAGCAGGGGaagccaacctggtgtccttcagatgttgtggactcagccccagtcagtatggctaactgtcagggatgatgcaagctgtaattcagcaactttttgagggcaccatgttggctactcctgaaaAGCTCAacagtcagtggagactggtaacTCCAATGTCAGTAGGGCACTGAATCTACTCCACGTTTTAGTCTCAAGGAGCTTGGAGCTATCCaaattccttgaaagtttggactaaaacccggagtggattcgcTGCCCTACTGAGATcggaaccaccagtctccaccgTCAACAGGTATGTTTAACCCTATTCACAAGGCTATGAGGACTGTCAGGCACCATACCCGTTGAACTTCAGGCTGGGAAAAGCCCCTAATCCAGCCTTTAAAAAGAGGCTCTGGTCCAAGAGTTGCAGTCTccaggatgcctgaaagcaaTTAAGCATAGAAAAGGATACTGTCTCTTCCCGCGCTTTGGCAATCACCAAGTTTTCCATCATCTGGCGCTGAAGGGAAAGGGTCTGTGGGGTACAGAATGGCACTGAGGCCACGATTCATGGACTGTTGGGACCAGAAGAGGGGAGAGCAGAAAAGGGACCCCAAAGCATCCACAAGAACTTGAGTGGGCCCCAAACCCAGAGTTTGGTATAAATAATCTTACTGTTTGGTACGATATACAGTTTTTATAGACAACGTTGTGTCCTTGTTATACACAACTGTTCTGTTATTGCCATTACAATGAAATTGCTAATGTGGCGGTCAATGTTTGCTATGTTGTGTTGTTCCCTTGAAAACGGCTTCTTAAAAACCTAGGGATGGCAGAAGCCTACCCAGCTGGGGACCAGGAGACAAAGAAGCACCTTCGGGGAGGAGCCGGAAGTCATCCAAGGTCAAAGGGACAATCTGGGGGGGCCACGCCTCATGGTGGACTTCGGGGCTCCTCCTCAGCCAGGAAGAGAACCAACAGCCTCCTCCACCACTCCCACATCTTCTGGGGTGCACAAGGAGGTCCCCCCAAATCCCCATTCCTCTGGCATGTCTCTGGGGCTGCGCAACCAATCCAGGCAAAGCCCAGATCCCAAACCATTTTGGCCCAGTTTAGGTCTCAGCCAGATCAGGCTGAGAAAAGCCCCAGGCCAGACTGGCTCACCCGGAGCGATCCAGGGCTGTCCAGAAGGTGGGGCAGGTGCGTGGTAATGGGGGGGTGGGGACAAAGAGAGGCAGGCAGCCACTGTAGGGTCTGCTTCGTGAGCACGGCCCGTGCAGACAACGCACCGACAAAGTAGCAGCCGTCAGGGCTGAACTCTCCGCTCACCAGCTGGGCAAACACCACAGGGAATGCCCTGGCGCATCTGCACCCAGCAGGACAGAACACAATGCTTAACTTAGGTGTAAGCTCCTAATTAAATCTCAGAGCTGGCCCCTGAATCAACCTCGGGCCTGGATCTAGGTTGGGTTGGCTCCAGACCTTGGATTGGGATGCACAGCCCCATTATATCATATTGGGCCCACAAATGCTGGAGACGCCCCATTCTCCGGGCTAGACGCCGTGCCCACAGACCCCCACTTGCCAGCGACGTCTTTTGCAGGGCCTGGCTGGGGTTGAGCCGGGCCAGGCGCGCCTCATAGGTGGCCTTCAGCTTCTGGTTCTGCCGCGAGGCCTCCTCCAGCGGCGTGAGTTCCCTGCATTGGAAGCAGAAGCACTTTAAAAGGTCAGCCGTCAAAGGGGACACCTCCAGCCCCAGGACCCTACAGCCACCTTCCTCCCACCCGAGGCAAGCCACCGGCAGGCCAAGACAGCTTCCCTTACTTTTTCGTGCTCTGCATTTCTGTAATTTGCAGCTTCTGGAACATCTCAGGAGGCAAGAAAGGCGAGAGCTTCCCACCTTCATCCGAGAAGACCCTGCGGTGCCGGGAGACAGGAGCAGGGCCCAAAGCCCTCTCCCCCACCGCCAGCTTCACCTTGGCTTTTCCTGGAAGTGCGAAGGAAACAACAAGAGTGTCGGGCAAGCCACAGAGtcatgcaggaagctgccttagactcttcatccatctagttcagccttgtatactctgactggcagcagcagtggtcttcaggatttcagccagggagtctctcccagacttacctggagatgccattggggattgaatctgggggcTCCTCCTTGCAAGGCagatttattctatttatttactatttgatttatatcccgcccttcctcccagcaggagcctagggaggCAATACTCTACCACTACGGCCCCTTTCCTGTCACAGAGCCGGGCCTTTGaaatcagctttttaaaaagactgtAATGTTATGACTTTTTATGTAACTTATGAACAATTCACTGAACATTCTTCCTCCTTGATCTTCATTCTGGAACATCAGGGTCAGCCTATTTTGtttgtatgtgccttcaagttgattatgacttatggcgaccctatgaatcagtaaaaacaaccacagcattgagcagggggttagacttgatgccttataggccccttccaactctacccttctaggattctatgaaccACCAccataacaaaattaaaaaaacaaaaataaaccaaaagAGTGGCCATTAGCAATAATTGTGGCCCCCAGGCAACAGGCCAATTCATAAGCTGGAGGCGTGGATGGTCCACAACTGTGACCTTCGTGACTGTTTGGAGGTGCCAGTGGAGCAGGGTTGCCCTGGGGGTGGGCTTTCTCCAGCTACTGCAGAGTTCGCTGGCAAGCTGATCTCACTCCAGCCCTTGCTAAAGAATTACATCATCATGAAATTTTTAAAACGGCAAGCTTCCGCTTACATGGCTGACACTCTTAGCTTATCTGACAGTGGTCATGTAATGGGCAGTCAATTACCAGTATCTGGCTGGGCGATTGGCTGATGTGCGCGTGCccgagggagggggaaggagaaacacATAGGCTGTGGCCTGGAGTAGGCCTCAGCAGGATTTTGGATTCATTTTGCATGCAGAGGAAGATTAGGTCAAGTCTGCACATTCATTAGAATGAGGTGACAGAggggactgtaccatttcagattcCAGGTGGCGGGTCACTTTATTTAAAATGCAACCCTTCAAGATGACAAAAGGGAACAACAGAGAGGGGGCTGGGCTAGGAACCTCCTCCCTGATCTGCCAGCTTTCTTCTTgcatggtttttttcttttttctctcctaaaacgGGGAAGCGTTCCAAAAAGGTGTTGTATGGAAGAGATCCATGTCATTTCTGATCTGAAAGGGTAGAGCCCACCATTGCCTCAGGATCCCACTGGCTCACTCTGCTGCACGGCTGGAGCAAGCCACAAGGACTGGCCGAGGCAGCGGAGTTTTGCTTCTCCTGGGAGTGGCCAATTCAGAAAAAAGCCCTCCATATTTCTTCCTCCCCAGACGCAAGCCTGCTTTCCAGTAGGGCCAGATCCTTTGCTGGCGCAGACAGGAATCTGGCAATGAAAGAGCCATGCTCTGTCAAGGTCTGGCACTGCCACTGCTGTAAAGAAGGGACCaccatgcgtgtgtgtgtgtaaggcagGGGAGTAAGGCTCACCAATTTTGGCAATGCTGCTCTTGGCTCTTTCCAGGCACTGCTCCGCCACCTTCAGCATCTTGGGAGTATCGGGTGCCACGTTGTTGCCATCTGCTGTAAGGGAAGGAGGACAGGAAACAGTGTGAGCCTCTCAGTCCCATCACAACTGGAAGCAAAACCTTCCCTTACAaggcagagtggtgtagtggttagagtattggactgggacctaggagacgagggttcaaatccctgctgggctgtgaagctcacagggtgaccttaagccagtcactcctctcagtctaacccacctcacagggttattgtgaacaTAAAACCAGGAGAGGGAGAGCAACGTTTGTACATCACctggagatccttggaggaaaggtgggatataaatgaaataataaaaatacaaaacaaaaacatcctcaGACTCTCCATGGTCAGCCACAAGGTCACCTTCTCCATCCTCTATGCATGCCCTTTTCCATTTTGCCTACGTGACAGGGCCTCTGCCAGGGGATTCAGGGAAGGCAAGAAATGAGCCCTTTCACCACCCTTCCTTCCGGGCGAGAGTGGGCCCAATGCCTTCTGCAGATCTGCTCAAAACCCACAGCAATGGGCAATATGCTTTTAGCCAACAGCAACCTAACAAAGGCCCTTCTCAGACGCCCCCTTGACGTTCTGCAGACTCCACGCCAGGGAGCCATAAAATCCAGCCAGTTTTGTCCAGCCAGCTCCACAAGCAAGGCGCGGAGGAGCTGTTGTTGACCAGCAGGGAAACTCAGCAGGGTGGGGCACAGCTGAGCTCAGAAAGCCTAAGCAAACACTCCTGGCGTTGTCAAAAGGCTGAAGCCTCAAAGCTGTCAAAGTATTTGGGGTGGTCCTGAATATCCAAGCGTGTTTTCTTCTCTCTAATAGCCCTCCTTGTCCCATGAAGAACACCTTCTTAAGCGCCACAGAGCCAGCCCGAGGGCTCTGCAACCCACGCCGGCCCATCGCCACCATGGAAGCTGCACCTTCCAACCACTGGAAATGTGAGCCAGAGAAGAGAATGTCCACGTAAGCCACAAAGGAAAAGCCATGACGCACCACTGGCGGTTGCCTCTGCCTCTTCCAACAggacctgggaaatgtagttgatGCTCTTCAAGTACTCCACGTAGGCTTCCTACCCACCAGAGGGAGACAGGACAGCAATTCAGTTTGGCAGGGCAAGTCCTGTGGGGTCCACGACTAATAAGCAGTCCCTCATCCCACCCTCGGGGCCAGCCCAAGATCTTTTGCTGCAGCGTGCAGTTTGAGAGGCACAGGCCCCAAATCCCCTGCAGTGCCCCAGATGATGTCCGGCTGACCTCAGGTTGGCAGGGCTATTGCATTGGCACCCCTGAAAACATTGCCATATGGGGGGcttgtagagcaggggtgggggaacctgaGGCTTGGGGCCCAAATGTGCCCATCCAAACATCTGTTTGGGCCCTgagactctcccaggccaccctgTCCCCTGCTCAGCACTCCCAGAGGTGCTTCTGCCAGCCTTGCCTGTCCTAGAACTGCTCGCCTGGATGGAGAGAGTCTGGCTGGCCCCGATCCTCCCTTGAAGGCAAATAAACAAGTGCTCATAAAGGGGAAAGGCCCGCCTTGGCTGGAAGTAACAGGCCAACAGGGGGCTGAAAGTGGGCCACCATTTTGCTGCCCAGGCAAAGGACACCATGGCACCGTGCCATGGTATGATGGAGCAGGGGCTggccggggtggggtgggtgggtgggtgggggtcgCCCAGGCGGCCCAGAGGGAGGCGCGGGGGAGCCCGGCGGGCAGTGCTGAGCACCGGCACCACCATCCTGCTGCGCGGAGCAGGTTGGGTTCTTGGCGCAGATGGACCGACACGCCCCGGAGGCTCACCCCGCCGCAGAGCAAGGCGCCCCCcggatggcaggcaggcagaggaggTGGGGGTCCCGCATCCCTCTCCCGGAATCCAAGCAGGAGGAGCAGCCCCAGCCGAGAAAAGAGGGAACAACACCACAGCCCCTCCCCTTTCCAAAGTAATTGCAAGCCTCCGCCCACCCCGCCCCCGGCAGCTGATAACACGGGAGACGCATTCACACGTATTCAGACCCGGGCAAagcctcccctcttgtttaaaGGGTGGGGGGAGGCCTATTCACCGCCCCTCCATCCCTACCCCGTCTCACCCGCGGCCGGTCTCCGGCGTCCAGCTCGAGGGCGCCCTTGGCCAGCTTCATGGCGCTCTGCAGCGGCTTCACCGCCGGCTCCGGAGCTGCCGGGGCGGGTGCTGAAGCGGCCATGGCTGGGCCGGAACCCCCCTCTAGGGAGTGGCGCCCGGGCGGGCAGAATTGAGACTGGGGCACATAGGGGCCGGACGAGTTAGGACGACGGAGCCGGAGGGGGACGAGGTCAGAGGTGGGCGGAGCTTTTGCCAGCAGGGTTCACTCTCCGCTTTGTCATTGGCCGGCGGCTTGCTGGGAGGCGTGGCGAGTCGTCGCAAGAGTTTCAGGTCTTTTGCTGCGCACGGTCAAGGGCGCTGCGGTGCGGAGAACGCAGACGGCGAAGCCGGCGGCGTGCCCGGGGCGCCTGGCGGCTCCTCTGACCAGGAATGGCGCAGGCTGGCCTCTAGCAGCGGCGGCTCCAAAAGAAATTTGGGAAGAAGGCGCGCAAAGGGCAGAGTGcagtttggggagggggcacCATCTTTTGTCTCACAAGTGAAGCATACATGTGCAAGACAATGGCAGAAAGGCTTATTCGTTCATTAAATTTgaatcccaaaggagcccagggcagcaaatgtatCAGAAATATCTgtccaaaaataattaaaaaacatcttaaaacatttaaaagccatCACATATCCTCGCAGTTGCTAATGTCAAGGTTGCGGTGGCCAGCATCTCAGCCAtccaatgcctgggtaaacaggaatgtttttacattTATCCTGAAACTCAATAGGCACACTTCCCTAGGAAGGCCGTTCTGCCCAGAGGAAGCCATCACCAAGAAGGCCCCTGCCACGGATCACTGCCAAAGAGGC
Coding sequences:
- the VPS9D1 gene encoding VPS9 domain-containing protein 1 isoform X3, encoding MAASAPAPAAPEPAVKPLQSAMKLAKGALELDAGDRPREAYVEYLKSINYISQVLLEEAEATASADGNNVAPDTPKMLKVAEQCLERAKSSIAKIGKAKVKLAVGERALGPAPVSRHRRVFSDEGGKLSPFLPPEMFQKLQITEMQSTKKELTPLEEASRQNQKLKATYEARLARLNPSQALQKTSLTLSLQRQMMENLVIAKAREETLQRKMEERRLRLQEAANRRFSSNAVLTPEEQEQRAIYAAVLEYEQDHEWPRLWKAQLKKSPNDLSLVPKLISHLLSFADHPICQLLRKLQCSAYSRLYPLVSWSTVEARATVKIARGLSLSSSLDAEVFLAPAPEGRRLRSSQSLHSLFSVQENNQLNLCHSTSSTPLIEDPSLSCLLQSPPGGEPAPLLAEKESSFEDLERFLSATDSWPSGPLREPQGPAAGRKPTQREQLKAIVKDIHNSIDRLLSLTLLAFEGLNTAASKDQCVARLEEVFFAPLWGPLLAVYRNVYKLREMALSRIMELHRNMSPSEIGISSKLLPQGNPDRGAATYPYCAAVQELMLIRLGSCPQKKLDCIVRTLRVICECAEEYCGGSEGRTQPASAAMYLIGKEGYCLTSLQSALSYVESLHRPILRK
- the VPS9D1 gene encoding VPS9 domain-containing protein 1 isoform X5 gives rise to the protein MLKVAEQCLERAKSSIAKIGKAKVKLAVGERALGPAPVSRHRRVFSDEGGKLSPFLPPEMFQKLQITEMQSTKKELTPLEEASRQNQKLKATYEARLARLNPSQALQKTSLTLSLQRQMMENLVIAKAREETLQRKMEERRLRLQEAANRRFSSNAVLTPEEQEQRAIYAAVLEYEQDHEWPRLWKAQLKKSPNDLSLVPKLISHLLSFADHPICQLLRKLQCSAYSRLYPLVSWSTVEARATVKIARGLSLSSSLDAEVFLAPAPEGRRLRSSQSLHSLFSVQENNQLNLCHSTSSTPLIEDPSLSCLLQSPPGGEPAPLLAEKESSFEDLERFLSATDSWPSGPLREPQGPAAGRKPTQREQLKAIVKDIHNSIDRLLSLTLLAFEGLNTAASKDQCVARLEEVFFAPLWGPLLAVYRNVYKLREMALSRIMELHRNMSPSEIGISSKLLPQGNPDRGAATYPYCAAVQELMLIRLGSCPQKKLDCIVRTLRVICECAEEYCGGSEGRTQPASAAIGADDLLPILSYVVLKSNLPQLVSECAALEEFIHEGYLIGKEGYCLTSLQSALSYVESLHRPILRK
- the VPS9D1 gene encoding VPS9 domain-containing protein 1 isoform X2, yielding MAASAPAPAAPEPAVKPLQSAMKLAKGALELDAGDRPREAYVEYLKSINYISQVLLEEAEATASDGNNVAPDTPKMLKVAEQCLERAKSSIAKIGKAKVKLAVGERALGPAPVSRHRRVFSDEGGKLSPFLPPEMFQKLQITEMQSTKKELTPLEEASRQNQKLKATYEARLARLNPSQALQKTSLTLSLQRQMMENLVIAKAREETLQRKMEERRLRLQEAANRRFSSNAVLTPEEQEQRAIYAAVLEYEQDHEWPRLWKAQLKKSPNDLSLVPKLISHLLSFADHPICQLLRKLQCSAYSRLYPLVSWSTVEARATVKIARGLSLSSSLDAEVFLAPAPEGRRLRSSQSLHSLFSVQENNQLNLCHSTSSTPLIEDPSLSCLLQSPPGGEPAPLLAEKESSFEDLERFLSATDSWPSGPLREPQGPAAGRKPTQREQLKAIVKDIHNSIDRLLSLTLLAFEGLNTAASKDQCVARLEEVFFAPLWGPLLAVYRNVYKLREMALSRIMELHRNMSPSEIGISSKLLPQGNPDRGAATYPYCAAVQELMLIRLGSCPQKKLDCIVRTLRVICECAEEYCGGSEGRTQPASAAIGADDLLPILSYVVLKSNLPQLVSECAALEEFIHEGYLIGKEGYCLTSLQSALSYVESLHRPILRK
- the VPS9D1 gene encoding VPS9 domain-containing protein 1 isoform X4; amino-acid sequence: MAASAPAPAAPEPAVKPLQSAMKLAKGALELDAGDRPREAYVEYLKSINYISQVLLEEAEATASADGNNVAPDTPKMLKVAEQCLERAKSSIAKIGKAKVKLAVGERALGPAPVSRHRRVFSDEGGKLSPFLPPEMFQKLQITEMQSTKKELTPLEEASRQNQKLKATYEARLARLNPSQALQKTSLTLSLQRQMMENLVIAKAREETLQRKMEERRLRLQEAANRRFSSNAVLTPEEQEQRAIYAAVLEYEQDHEWPRLWKAQLKKSPNDLSLVPKLISHLLSFADHPICQLLRKLQCSAYSRLYPLVSWSTVEARATVKIARGLSLSSSLDAEVFLAPAPEGRRLRSSQSLHSLFSVQENNQLNLCHSTSSTPLIEDPSLSCLLQSPPGGEPAPLLAEKESSFEDLERFLSATDSWPSGPLREPQGPAAGRKPTQREQLKAIVKDIHNSIDRLLSLTLLAFEGLNTAASKDQCVARLEEVFFAPLWGPLLAVYRNVYKLREMALSRIMELHRNMSPSEIGISSKLLPQGNPDRGAATYPYCAAVQELMLIRLGSCPQKKLDCIVRTLRVICECAEEYCGGSEGRTQPASAAIATCPSWSRSVLRWRSSSTKGI
- the VPS9D1 gene encoding VPS9 domain-containing protein 1 isoform X1, whose amino-acid sequence is MAASAPAPAAPEPAVKPLQSAMKLAKGALELDAGDRPREAYVEYLKSINYISQVLLEEAEATASADGNNVAPDTPKMLKVAEQCLERAKSSIAKIGKAKVKLAVGERALGPAPVSRHRRVFSDEGGKLSPFLPPEMFQKLQITEMQSTKKELTPLEEASRQNQKLKATYEARLARLNPSQALQKTSLTLSLQRQMMENLVIAKAREETLQRKMEERRLRLQEAANRRFSSNAVLTPEEQEQRAIYAAVLEYEQDHEWPRLWKAQLKKSPNDLSLVPKLISHLLSFADHPICQLLRKLQCSAYSRLYPLVSWSTVEARATVKIARGLSLSSSLDAEVFLAPAPEGRRLRSSQSLHSLFSVQENNQLNLCHSTSSTPLIEDPSLSCLLQSPPGGEPAPLLAEKESSFEDLERFLSATDSWPSGPLREPQGPAAGRKPTQREQLKAIVKDIHNSIDRLLSLTLLAFEGLNTAASKDQCVARLEEVFFAPLWGPLLAVYRNVYKLREMALSRIMELHRNMSPSEIGISSKLLPQGNPDRGAATYPYCAAVQELMLIRLGSCPQKKLDCIVRTLRVICECAEEYCGGSEGRTQPASAAIGADDLLPILSYVVLKSNLPQLVSECAALEEFIHEGYLIGKEGYCLTSLQSALSYVESLHRPILRK